Proteins co-encoded in one Candidatus Moraniibacteriota bacterium genomic window:
- a CDS encoding PH domain-containing protein, whose translation MDGFPKYNFKDLRQDEKIIKVLHRNWFYLFQQFFILILVASAFVASSFFAPVFFPNFLEKVDKSVILFAQNFFILAIWLYGFMIWIDYYFDIWIITSERIINIEQKGMFSREVSELRFQKIQDVTTKVVGFIPTVLNYGDVRVQTAGEEREFIFLTISNPYDIKNLIMSLQKQCEEHSKNEIEEMLKAN comes from the coding sequence ATGGATGGATTTCCAAAATATAATTTTAAAGATTTACGTCAAGATGAAAAAATTATCAAAGTTCTTCACCGCAACTGGTTTTATCTTTTTCAGCAATTCTTCATTTTAATTCTAGTAGCGTCTGCTTTTGTGGCTAGTTCTTTTTTTGCTCCTGTTTTTTTTCCAAACTTTCTTGAAAAAGTTGACAAATCAGTCATTCTTTTTGCTCAAAATTTTTTTATACTTGCAATTTGGCTTTATGGATTCATGATTTGGATAGATTATTATTTCGATATTTGGATAATAACATCTGAGCGGATTATAAATATAGAACAAAAAGGGATGTTTTCCCGTGAAGTTAGTGAACTTAGATTCCAAAAAATCCAGGATGTTACCACGAAAGTTGTTGGATTCATACCTACTGTTCTTAATTACGGTGATGTAAGAGTTCAAACAGCAGGAGAAGAAAGGGAATTTATTTTTCTTACGATTTCTAATCCATATGATATTAAAAATCTTATAATGAGCTTGCAAAAGCAGTGTGAAGAACATTCCAAAAATGAAATAGAGGAAATGCTCAAAGCAAATTAG
- a CDS encoding lamin tail domain-containing protein has translation MKTKRKIKIAYFFCILLIIPAAFFVFNYSCFANENPIISAVQTKGNNANDDFIEIYNPSCNDINISDWKIIKRTASGTESSIKVISHGTVIKAKSYFLWSNSGFSETVRADQSTVSILSDNYSIALFNDDKITDSITWGINSNPFFGSYFYSENLLKSQVLKKDADGDFSTEINYLPKNSSIVNEAELSLCKKEDPVSVEYSNKLQISELLPNPEDGDEEYIEFYNNSDEKINLKGWSLHDASKSGEYVFLSADYMEPEEYFVIYKSDFKFALNNSGDENLVLFDPNKKDIFEVSYSGSKKGISYSFDGNEWHWSKFLTPGEENKFEKIHKGKPDIDENIYVNVYANFKIGRLSKKAKVTWDFGDGHKSYLKKTKHKYKKAGKYEGSVKYSEGSEDRIEKFTIEVVKMKHPEVKIISVNANPIGSDTENETITVENKSKKKINLNGWSIATGWKKLINHPISIDFEIKAGKSREITREISKFTLNNTKNEIELRYPDGKVAYDLKYKKKNDSIKEGEIYTKSKGGWIWVGSNKQVESSNQEAINSEQEDININGSDDMENISEADIISKPMFERENKLVSNNKKIFKIELSNNYPRVLGEETVREIDGTYFFTAELPRQSHYMIIFIKDLFTVINLKLNFIINFFLN, from the coding sequence GTGAAAACAAAAAGAAAAATAAAAATAGCATATTTTTTTTGCATACTGCTAATTATACCGGCAGCTTTTTTTGTTTTTAATTATTCATGTTTTGCCAACGAAAATCCTATAATAAGCGCTGTGCAAACTAAAGGAAATAATGCCAACGATGATTTCATAGAAATATATAATCCAAGTTGTAATGACATTAATATCTCCGATTGGAAAATAATAAAAAGAACGGCTTCTGGAACCGAATCATCAATAAAGGTTATAAGTCATGGAACAGTTATTAAAGCAAAAAGCTATTTTCTCTGGAGCAATTCAGGATTTTCTGAAACAGTACGAGCTGATCAGTCAACAGTATCTATCTTATCGGATAACTATAGCATTGCCTTATTTAATGACGATAAAATTACTGATTCAATAACCTGGGGAATTAATTCAAATCCATTTTTTGGGAGCTATTTTTATTCTGAAAACTTACTTAAATCCCAAGTTCTTAAAAAAGATGCGGATGGTGATTTTTCAACGGAGATAAATTATTTACCTAAAAACTCTTCAATTGTAAATGAAGCAGAATTGTCTTTATGCAAAAAAGAAGATCCTGTGTCTGTTGAATATTCAAATAAGCTTCAAATTAGTGAGTTATTGCCTAATCCAGAAGACGGTGATGAAGAATATATTGAATTTTACAATAATTCGGATGAAAAAATTAATCTTAAGGGTTGGTCTTTACATGACGCATCAAAATCAGGCGAATATGTTTTTTTATCAGCCGATTACATGGAGCCGGAAGAATATTTTGTAATTTATAAATCAGATTTTAAATTTGCGCTAAACAATAGTGGAGATGAAAATTTAGTGCTTTTTGACCCAAATAAAAAAGATATTTTTGAAGTCTCGTATTCTGGCAGTAAAAAGGGTATTTCATATAGCTTTGATGGGAATGAATGGCATTGGAGCAAGTTTCTGACTCCGGGAGAAGAAAATAAATTTGAAAAAATTCACAAGGGAAAGCCGGATATTGACGAAAATATATATGTGAATGTGTATGCTAATTTTAAAATTGGTAGACTTTCCAAAAAAGCTAAAGTGACATGGGACTTTGGAGACGGACATAAGAGCTATCTTAAAAAAACAAAACATAAATATAAAAAAGCTGGAAAATATGAAGGCAGTGTAAAATATTCAGAGGGCAGCGAAGACAGGATAGAAAAATTTACTATAGAAGTCGTGAAAATGAAACATCCGGAAGTTAAAATTATTTCGGTTAATGCTAATCCCATAGGTAGCGATACGGAAAATGAAACTATTACGGTAGAGAACAAATCTAAGAAGAAAATAAACCTCAATGGCTGGAGTATAGCGACGGGCTGGAAAAAACTCATTAATCATCCTATTTCGATCGATTTTGAAATTAAAGCTGGAAAAAGCAGAGAAATTACCCGTGAAATTTCCAAATTTACTTTGAATAATACGAAAAACGAAATAGAACTTCGCTATCCGGACGGAAAAGTTGCCTATGATTTAAAATATAAAAAGAAAAATGACTCTATTAAGGAAGGAGAAATTTATACAAAAAGTAAAGGCGGATGGATATGGGTTGGTAGTAATAAGCAGGTAGAAAGCAGTAATCAGGAAGCAATAAATAGCGAGCAGGAAGATATAAATATAAATGGAAGTGATGATATGGAAAATATTTCAGAAGCAGATATTATTTCAAAGCCGATGTTTGAAAGAGAAAATAAATTGGTTTCAAACAATAAAAAAATATTCAAAATAGAATTATCAAATAATTATCCGCGTGTTTTAGGCGAAGAAACAGTCAGAGAAATTGATGGTACTTATTTTTTCACGGCAGAACTACCAAGGCAATCTCATTACATGATTATTTTTATAAAAGATTTATTTACGGTAATAAATTTAAAATTAAATTTTATAATAAACTTTTTCCTAAACTGA
- a CDS encoding YebC/PmpR family DNA-binding transcriptional regulator: MSGHSHWAGIKQRKGVNDAKKANVFTKYGRLISIAAKQGGGNPDHNFSLRLAIDQARSVNMPKDTIERAIKKGTGELKDGSEIEEVIYEGYGPGNVAMLIKTATDNRNRTFSEIKSLFTKGGGKLGSEGSVKFMFKQVGSIEILNENRNSDEIEIAAIEAGAEDMAYEKDFIIIYTATTELQNVKESLEKNGIKIEGAGLIYVPLQKIELLPEAKTAYENLWEKLDEHDDVQEIFDNL; encoded by the coding sequence ATGTCCGGACATTCGCATTGGGCAGGAATCAAACAAAGAAAGGGCGTTAACGATGCCAAGAAAGCGAACGTATTTACCAAATATGGACGGCTTATTTCTATTGCCGCCAAACAAGGTGGCGGCAATCCGGATCATAATTTTTCCTTGCGTTTAGCTATTGATCAGGCGCGGTCGGTCAATATGCCAAAAGACACCATCGAACGTGCTATTAAAAAAGGCACAGGCGAACTCAAAGATGGATCGGAAATTGAAGAAGTAATTTATGAAGGCTATGGACCAGGCAATGTGGCAATGCTGATCAAGACGGCTACTGATAATCGCAATCGGACCTTCAGTGAAATTAAAAGTTTATTCACTAAAGGGGGAGGTAAACTAGGCAGTGAAGGCAGTGTCAAATTTATGTTCAAACAAGTAGGCAGTATTGAAATCTTAAATGAAAATAGAAATTCAGATGAAATTGAAATAGCAGCTATTGAAGCTGGAGCAGAAGACATGGCTTATGAAAAAGATTTTATTATTATTTATACGGCCACAACGGAATTACAAAATGTCAAAGAAAGCTTAGAAAAGAATGGGATTAAAATAGAAGGTGCTGGATTGATCTATGTGCCGTTGCAAAAAATAGAACTTCTTCCTGAGGCTAAGACAGCTTATGAAAATCTTTGGGAAAAATTGGATGAGCATGATGATGTACAAGAAATTTTTGACAATCTTTAA
- the ruvC gene encoding crossover junction endodeoxyribonuclease RuvC: MKKKSKNIEKLRVLGIDPGSATVGWAVLDEKNGNVESVAYGHISTSPKNNTAERLLEVSSDLEQIIKKYKPDEASVEELFFFKNVKTVMKVSQARGAILLTLEKNRVNVCGYTPLQVKQALTGYGRAEKKQVQSMVKEVLKLKNIPKPDDTADAIAIALCHLNSRKMKSIKCK, from the coding sequence ATGAAAAAAAAATCAAAAAATATTGAGAAATTAAGAGTTCTCGGTATCGATCCCGGATCAGCAACTGTTGGTTGGGCAGTTTTAGACGAAAAAAATGGGAATGTAGAATCTGTGGCTTATGGACACATTTCAACTTCACCCAAAAATAATACCGCAGAAAGACTTCTTGAGGTTTCTAGCGACTTAGAGCAGATAATAAAAAAATATAAACCAGATGAAGCGTCTGTAGAAGAATTGTTTTTCTTTAAAAATGTAAAAACAGTCATGAAAGTCAGCCAGGCCAGAGGAGCTATACTCTTGACTTTGGAAAAAAATCGTGTTAACGTATGCGGTTATACTCCGCTCCAAGTCAAGCAGGCTTTAACAGGATATGGACGGGCGGAAAAAAAGCAGGTTCAATCGATGGTTAAAGAGGTATTAAAGCTTAAGAACATTCCTAAGCCAGATGATACAGCCGATGCAATTGCAATTGCTCTCTGTCATTTGAATAGTAGAAAAATGAAATCAATAAAATGTAAATAA
- a CDS encoding 7TM domain-containing protein: MQNINPFISYLVNQGVPLDTVILLLMLPIVVTLIAFFRQVIGIKAFGIYTPAIITFAFLAMPQLRYGLVIFISVILMGMLMRFMLKKLRILYLPRVAIMLSIIAVAILIMLGFGGSMHRTGLASVSIFPILIMITIVEKFVATQIEKGNKVALILAAETLIISIAGYYLASWPFLIKSIVAFPWLVLFTIPVNILLGKWNGLRISEYIRFREVLKNIK, encoded by the coding sequence ATGCAAAACATAAATCCTTTTATAAGCTACCTTGTTAATCAAGGGGTGCCTCTTGATACTGTCATCTTATTATTAATGCTGCCTATCGTTGTCACTCTCATAGCTTTTTTTCGTCAAGTTATTGGTATTAAGGCATTTGGAATTTATACGCCAGCTATTATAACATTTGCTTTTTTAGCTATGCCACAACTCAGGTATGGCCTCGTAATTTTCATAAGTGTTATCTTAATGGGTATGCTTATGCGCTTCATGCTTAAAAAACTGCGTATATTATATCTGCCAAGAGTTGCCATAATGCTTAGCATAATTGCTGTTGCAATTTTGATAATGCTTGGTTTTGGAGGCTCTATGCACAGAACAGGCTTAGCTTCTGTTTCAATTTTTCCTATATTGATAATGATTACAATTGTAGAAAAATTTGTTGCTACCCAAATAGAAAAAGGAAATAAAGTCGCCTTAATTCTTGCTGCAGAAACTTTAATAATTTCAATAGCCGGTTACTATTTAGCAAGCTGGCCATTTCTTATAAAAAGCATAGTAGCATTTCCGTGGTTAGTTCTTTTTACGATACCGGTCAATATATTACTTGGCAAATGGAATGGTTTAAGAATAAGCGAGTATATAAGATTTAGAGAAGTTTTAAAAAACATAAAGTAG
- a CDS encoding sugar-transfer associated ATP-grasp domain-containing protein, translating to MFDYIKNAHKLLGMNARNLEYIRQYNRKNAKRLADDKIMSKRILKKAGIPVPELIAKIKSVEELDDFNWDQLPNSFVLKPSRGFGGGGILIVYGKKKNKSDIWIKADGSTITVEDIKSHVLNILDGSFSLSNLPDVAFFEERLALLKLFKPYAYKGVPDIRVIVFNSIPVMAMLRLPTKESKGKANLQQGGIGIGIDLASGITTTAVLGKGKIIDYVPGTRLLLSGIKIPYWKEILLLAVKAQEISGMGYLGADIAIDRERGPVFLEINARPGLSIQIANLSGLRERLERVKGIKIKSAERGVRVGRDLFGGEVEEELEDISGRKVIGTIEKIKIIYKDGKEIEVDAKIDTGANSTSIDYELAKEIGFGETVDEFSKIDLSQYQILPENESEIKKDILAKYKEKITSLEDVAVIFSSSGSSIRPVIKVSFIMDDIEITSKANLVKRENLKCPVIIGKRDLKKFLIDVNK from the coding sequence ATGTTTGATTATATAAAAAATGCACATAAGTTGCTTGGCATGAATGCTCGCAATCTTGAATATATACGTCAATATAATCGCAAAAATGCGAAACGCCTTGCTGATGATAAAATCATGAGCAAGCGTATATTAAAAAAAGCAGGTATTCCCGTGCCAGAACTTATTGCTAAAATTAAATCAGTTGAGGAATTGGATGATTTTAACTGGGATCAATTGCCAAACTCTTTTGTTTTGAAGCCCAGCCGAGGTTTTGGTGGCGGTGGAATTTTAATTGTGTATGGAAAAAAGAAAAATAAAAGTGACATTTGGATTAAAGCTGATGGGTCTACAATCACAGTTGAAGATATTAAAAGCCATGTACTGAACATATTAGATGGATCATTTTCACTTTCTAATCTTCCTGATGTTGCATTTTTTGAAGAAAGGCTTGCACTTCTTAAACTCTTTAAGCCCTATGCCTACAAAGGAGTTCCTGATATTCGTGTAATTGTTTTTAACAGTATTCCTGTAATGGCAATGCTTCGTCTTCCAACCAAAGAATCAAAAGGAAAAGCTAATCTGCAACAAGGTGGAATAGGAATAGGAATAGACCTGGCATCAGGTATAACAACTACAGCAGTTTTGGGAAAAGGTAAAATTATTGACTATGTTCCAGGAACCAGACTCCTGCTTTCAGGTATAAAAATTCCTTATTGGAAAGAAATTTTGCTTTTAGCTGTCAAGGCACAGGAAATTTCTGGCATGGGATATTTAGGTGCTGATATTGCCATTGATAGAGAAAGAGGACCAGTTTTCTTAGAGATAAATGCACGTCCAGGGCTTTCCATACAGATTGCAAATTTATCAGGATTAAGAGAGCGGCTGGAAAGAGTAAAAGGAATTAAAATCAAGTCAGCTGAAAGAGGAGTTCGTGTAGGAAGAGACCTATTTGGAGGGGAAGTCGAAGAGGAGTTGGAGGACATTTCTGGGAGAAAAGTTATCGGTACTATAGAAAAAATAAAAATTATTTATAAAGACGGAAAAGAAATTGAAGTTGATGCCAAAATAGATACTGGAGCTAATTCAACATCTATAGATTATGAGCTAGCAAAAGAAATTGGTTTTGGCGAAACAGTTGATGAATTTTCTAAAATAGATTTATCACAATATCAAATACTTCCAGAGAATGAATCTGAAATCAAGAAAGATATCCTAGCAAAATATAAAGAAAAAATTACAAGTCTGGAAGATGTCGCAGTTATTTTTTCTTCTAGCGGCTCATCAATAAGACCGGTTATTAAAGTAAGTTTTATTATGGATGATATAGAAATAACATCAAAAGCAAATTTAGTAAAAAGAGAAAATCTTAAGTGTCCTGTCATTATTGGAAAAAGAGATCTGAAGAAATTTCTAATAGATGTGAATAAATAA
- a CDS encoding ATP-grasp domain-containing protein: protein MKNKKIKNVVVIYWGNDWNCKIPISNEITRHSFEKWHEMGIKKGIEMYRASINWYDLRKNVFIKSWAFRNKKWIKIEKNIRPDLVYDKVGGKRDFKSFEKKLHIAKNVKMFNNPLFRVMVNSKLSQYAIFGEFMPKSFVAMDKSELIQMFSKIKSKKIVIKPLYGSGGHGIVIDEKEKAINKKYQYPVLVQEFIVSEKGIPGFSKKKEISDLRLVFMNHKLSYALSRIAKKGSLFTNLHQGASGTLVPVKYIPKEVVKIAEKIIKKLKIFPEAQYSLDFIFSNSGKPYFVEMNTTPGIDLITVLGDEKIKRKSFEDIINLA from the coding sequence ATGAAAAATAAAAAAATAAAAAATGTAGTAGTTATATATTGGGGAAATGATTGGAATTGCAAGATACCTATTTCAAATGAAATTACCCGGCATTCATTTGAAAAATGGCATGAAATGGGCATTAAAAAAGGTATTGAGATGTATCGAGCTTCAATCAATTGGTATGATTTGCGGAAGAATGTTTTTATAAAATCCTGGGCCTTTCGGAACAAAAAATGGATAAAAATTGAAAAAAACATAAGGCCAGATCTTGTATATGATAAGGTTGGAGGAAAGCGCGACTTTAAGTCTTTTGAAAAAAAATTGCACATAGCTAAGAATGTTAAAATGTTCAATAACCCATTGTTTAGAGTGATGGTCAACAGTAAACTTTCTCAGTATGCAATTTTTGGAGAGTTTATGCCAAAATCATTTGTGGCTATGGACAAAAGCGAACTTATTCAAATGTTTTCTAAAATAAAATCAAAAAAAATAGTTATAAAACCACTTTATGGATCTGGCGGGCACGGAATTGTTATTGATGAAAAAGAAAAAGCAATAAATAAAAAATACCAGTACCCAGTGCTTGTGCAGGAATTTATTGTTAGCGAAAAAGGAATTCCCGGTTTTTCAAAAAAGAAAGAGATTTCGGACCTGCGTTTAGTTTTTATGAATCACAAATTAAGCTATGCTCTTTCACGTATTGCCAAAAAGGGTTCTTTATTCACGAATTTACATCAGGGTGCAAGTGGAACTCTTGTTCCTGTGAAATATATACCCAAAGAAGTAGTTAAAATTGCAGAGAAAATAATTAAAAAACTAAAAATTTTCCCTGAAGCGCAATATTCCTTGGATTTTATTTTTTCAAATTCAGGAAAGCCTTATTTTGTTGAAATGAATACTACACCTGGCATAGATCTTATAACGGTTTTAGGTGACGAAAAAATTAAGCGAAAAAGCTTCGAAGATATAATTAATTTAGCCTAA
- a CDS encoding glycosyltransferase, which yields MKKNKLSVAIVAPSFSEIGGPEVATKNMAHALKKKGVNVVLFAPSDWKINTKHIATLEKSICNMSLSEKIGKVEELRIKSQMEIINHQQKFDIIHLNSQKDAYLVSKHIKKPCLLTFHNKITEPILSQIKKNGVYAVALSSSHGNNLPVDAVIENGIEIKKIKPSFKKGKYLMTVGRLTEPKGIDIAIKIANKANKKLLIFGRVGKSLDRKRYFKHKIKPFLNDRIVFMGEVSQLEIFKHLRKAEALLFPIRRNIKVCPLIIAESLACGTPIIGTPINPTPKILNNPKIACLSKNLNVMVKAAKLAGRFDRKKCREVAENIFDSSIMAEKYMSLYKKIISKKRLRIIGDFLEK from the coding sequence ATGAAAAAAAACAAGCTATCTGTAGCTATAGTTGCTCCATCTTTTTCGGAAATAGGTGGTCCGGAAGTGGCTACAAAAAACATGGCCCATGCTCTAAAAAAAAAAGGAGTCAATGTTGTACTTTTTGCTCCGAGTGATTGGAAGATCAATACTAAACATATAGCAACATTGGAAAAAAGCATTTGCAACATGTCTTTATCAGAAAAAATTGGAAAGGTTGAAGAGCTGAGAATAAAAAGTCAGATGGAAATTATAAATCACCAGCAAAAATTTGACATTATACATCTTAATTCTCAAAAAGACGCTTATTTGGTTTCTAAACATATAAAAAAACCTTGTTTGCTGACATTTCATAATAAGATTACTGAACCTATTCTATCTCAGATAAAGAAAAACGGTGTTTACGCGGTTGCCTTGTCGTCTTCTCACGGAAATAATTTGCCTGTCGATGCGGTTATAGAAAACGGAATAGAAATAAAAAAAATAAAACCTTCTTTTAAAAAAGGAAAATACCTTATGACTGTTGGAAGGCTTACTGAACCAAAGGGTATAGATATAGCTATTAAAATAGCAAATAAAGCAAATAAAAAGCTTTTAATTTTCGGACGTGTTGGGAAGTCTTTGGATAGGAAAAGATATTTTAAGCATAAAATAAAACCTTTTTTAAATGATAGAATTGTATTTATGGGTGAAGTTTCTCAGCTTGAAATTTTCAAACATTTAAGAAAAGCTGAGGCACTGCTTTTCCCTATCAGGAGAAACATAAAAGTTTGTCCTTTAATTATAGCTGAATCGCTTGCTTGCGGAACGCCTATTATAGGAACACCCATAAACCCAACGCCGAAAATCCTTAATAATCCTAAAATTGCCTGCTTATCTAAAAATTTAAATGTTATGGTTAAAGCCGCTAAACTAGCCGGAAGATTTGATAGGAAAAAATGCAGAGAAGTTGCAGAAAATATTTTCGACAGTTCTATTATGGCTGAAAAATATATGTCCCTGTATAAAAAAATTATTAGCAAAAAAAGATTAAGGATAATAGGTGATTTTCTTGAAAAATAA
- a CDS encoding PBP1A family penicillin-binding protein, with protein sequence MIPIFIPNKFKSISSQKRWKLAGKIALCVFGAILIFIASIFIYFAKDIPSTTSVKTRPVIESTKIYDKTGEHLLYDIHGEEKRTIIPFEQIPDTVKYAAISLEDQDFYSHHGIKISSIVRSALKDIIKGSAAQGGSTITQQFVKKALLTDEKTLTRKIKEVILSIEIETKYSKDEILGMYLNQIPYGSSAYGIEAAAQTFFNKSAREINLPEAALLASLPNAPTYYSPFGLHVNELKARQELTLQKMADQGYITKEQADEAKGVDILSEISPKQDNIAAPHFVMYVKDYLVNKYGEQVVEQGGLKVYTTLDWDMQQAAESAIAEGTAKNIGNNAYNAALVAEDPKTGQILAMVGSKNYFGKSEPQGCVSGKNCKFEPQDNVSIRNRQPGSSFKPYVYLTAFTKGYTPETLLYDTETSFTASDSSQEDYKPKNYDGKFHGSLQMKNTLAMSLNIPAVKTLYLAGVKNSIQIAKNLGITGLNQPERYGLSLVLGGGEVKLIDHVNAYASLARGGVYKKQTFITRVHDKNGKILEEYKSSDGQRIVEEKYIGMLDYIMSTNDLRAPVFGSNNPFRFDNRPVAAKTGTTNEFRDGWAVGYTPSIAVGVWAGNNDNSPMKMGADGIIVAAPIWRNFMDKVLVNYPIEQFPKYEKEDAGKDILNGKINEQKDVKVCEIPGKDDEYCLASDACPESYVKKKDFSDAHTILYYVKKDDPRGEYPENPKDDPQFKNWEKGVKDWLKKNSKNENEPAPEEKCTENDFAEIEPEISISVSRDGYELSISAKIDSPFNVDEVRFLVDGDEIDSMKSSPYKTSYDASGKSGSTLEIKATVKDEKGKTDSVSKNISIP encoded by the coding sequence ATGATACCTATATTTATACCGAACAAATTTAAAAGTATTTCCTCCCAAAAAAGATGGAAACTTGCAGGGAAAATTGCCCTCTGTGTTTTTGGGGCAATATTGATTTTTATAGCAAGTATTTTTATATATTTTGCCAAAGACATACCTAGTACGACCTCAGTAAAAACGCGTCCTGTTATCGAGTCTACAAAAATATATGATAAAACCGGAGAGCACTTGCTTTATGATATACACGGGGAAGAAAAACGCACTATAATACCATTTGAACAAATTCCTGATACAGTAAAATATGCTGCAATTTCTCTCGAAGATCAAGATTTTTATTCTCATCACGGAATAAAAATTTCATCTATTGTTCGTAGTGCCCTTAAAGACATTATTAAAGGAAGTGCTGCACAGGGCGGATCTACAATTACTCAACAATTCGTGAAGAAGGCTCTTCTTACAGATGAAAAGACATTAACTAGAAAAATTAAGGAGGTTATTTTATCCATAGAAATTGAAACTAAATATTCAAAGGATGAAATTTTAGGAATGTATCTAAACCAGATTCCTTATGGTTCAAGTGCGTATGGAATTGAAGCAGCGGCTCAAACTTTTTTTAACAAATCAGCTCGAGAAATAAATTTACCGGAAGCTGCTCTTCTTGCTTCTTTGCCAAATGCGCCGACATATTATTCTCCCTTTGGCCTGCACGTTAATGAATTAAAGGCACGTCAGGAATTGACATTGCAAAAAATGGCTGACCAGGGCTATATAACAAAAGAGCAAGCTGATGAAGCTAAAGGTGTTGATATCCTTTCGGAAATAAGTCCCAAACAAGACAATATAGCAGCTCCTCATTTTGTTATGTATGTTAAAGATTATCTAGTTAATAAATATGGAGAACAAGTTGTTGAACAAGGAGGTTTGAAAGTTTATACAACTTTAGATTGGGATATGCAGCAAGCGGCCGAATCAGCAATTGCTGAAGGAACCGCAAAAAATATTGGAAATAATGCTTATAACGCGGCATTAGTAGCTGAAGATCCGAAAACAGGGCAAATTTTAGCTATGGTTGGATCTAAAAACTATTTCGGAAAATCAGAACCACAGGGATGCGTTTCTGGAAAAAACTGTAAATTTGAGCCTCAAGATAATGTGTCAATTCGTAATCGACAACCAGGTTCATCATTTAAACCCTATGTTTATTTAACAGCCTTTACAAAAGGATACACTCCGGAAACCCTCCTTTATGATACAGAAACAAGTTTTACTGCCAGTGACTCTTCGCAGGAAGATTATAAGCCGAAAAATTATGATGGAAAATTTCATGGTTCATTGCAAATGAAAAATACGCTAGCTATGTCGCTTAACATTCCTGCTGTAAAAACTCTTTATCTTGCTGGGGTTAAAAATTCTATACAAATTGCTAAAAACTTAGGAATAACAGGGCTTAATCAGCCAGAACGGTATGGATTATCGCTAGTATTGGGTGGCGGAGAAGTAAAACTTATCGATCATGTTAATGCCTATGCCTCACTAGCTCGTGGTGGTGTTTATAAAAAGCAGACGTTTATAACGCGTGTACATGATAAAAATGGAAAAATTTTGGAGGAATATAAATCATCGGATGGACAACGTATCGTAGAAGAAAAATATATAGGAATGCTTGATTATATAATGTCAACAAATGATTTGCGTGCCCCGGTTTTCGGTTCAAATAACCCCTTTAGGTTTGATAATCGTCCAGTAGCTGCAAAAACAGGAACAACAAATGAATTCAGAGATGGCTGGGCAGTAGGCTATACTCCTTCAATTGCGGTTGGAGTTTGGGCTGGAAATAATGACAATTCACCAATGAAAATGGGAGCCGATGGTATTATAGTAGCAGCTCCAATATGGAGAAATTTTATGGATAAAGTTCTGGTAAATTATCCTATAGAGCAGTTCCCTAAATATGAAAAAGAAGATGCTGGTAAAGATATTTTAAATGGTAAGATTAATGAACAAAAAGACGTTAAAGTTTGTGAAATTCCTGGAAAAGACGATGAATACTGTTTAGCAAGCGATGCATGTCCCGAATCATATGTTAAAAAGAAAGATTTTTCTGATGCGCATACCATATTGTATTATGTCAAAAAAGATGATCCTCGCGGAGAATATCCTGAAAATCCAAAGGATGATCCTCAATTTAAAAATTGGGAAAAAGGAGTTAAAGATTGGCTTAAAAAGAATAGTAAAAACGAGAATGAACCAGCCCCAGAGGAAAAATGCACAGAAAATGATTTTGCAGAAATAGAGCCGGAAATCTCAATTTCTGTCAGTAGGGATGGGTATGAACTTTCAATTTCAGCAAAAATTGATTCTCCTTTTAATGTTGATGAGGTAAGGTTCCTAGTGGATGGAGACGAGATTGATTCTATGAAATCAAGTCCATATAAAACATCCTATGATGCTTCCGGTAAGTCGGGATCAACATTAGAAATAAAGGCTACGGTTAAGGATGAAAAAGGCAAGACAGATTCTGTTTCTAAAAACATATCAATTCCTTAA